The following are from one region of the Sandaracinus amylolyticus genome:
- a CDS encoding DUF2845 domain-containing protein — protein sequence MARWLSLLALVASPFLFDGTAHALRCGTRLVVTGDPIHYVRSICGDPASITTSTVSRTRTVGSRIVAGTVIADSVTVTVAIETWVYDFGPRRFMEELTFEDGTLVRQRPLSYGTRTAIDPPARRHERVAILERRRALV from the coding sequence ATGGCCCGCTGGCTCTCGCTCCTCGCCCTCGTCGCATCACCCTTCCTGTTCGACGGCACCGCCCACGCGCTCCGTTGCGGAACGCGCCTCGTCGTGACCGGCGACCCCATCCACTACGTGCGCTCGATCTGCGGCGACCCCGCGTCGATCACGACCAGCACGGTCTCGCGCACCCGCACCGTGGGCAGCCGCATCGTCGCGGGCACGGTCATCGCCGACAGCGTCACCGTGACCGTCGCGATCGAGACCTGGGTCTACGACTTCGGTCCGCGCCGCTTCATGGAGGAGCTGACGTTCGAGGACGGCACGCTCGTCCGGCAGCGCCCGCTCAGCTACGGCACGCGCACGGCGATCGATCCGCCCGCACGTCGGCACGAGCGCGTCGCGATCCTCGAGCGACGCCGCGCGCTCGTCTGA
- a CDS encoding helix-turn-helix domain-containing protein gives MAGQNADSRGGRERGDATLPSAPPDVDLFREPGDEDAPSDRRDAPHEGEGERTTPRARPACTIAVGGSKGGVGTSVVAANLALYLASIGRRVLLVDADPGGANLHTLVGAPSPTRPRADNRAAGRPVDTQIQGLRLLWGGLDEGLRGRRGGGRRKLARAVESAEADYVVLDLGKCTNRGGIDALLSADLSLVLTLPEPTALESAYRFVRRAFLRYLHRSVIDQPTRLALMQKARELGGAPAPLDLWRTLEDDGDPLAEVVRDAMERFHPNLVISQTRLRADLELGDQVRSAARRRLGIGIEYLGHVEYDDTVWSCVRARRLLLIESPGTKASKNVEKIARRLLALQTGKRKPPARTVPPESHHDLLEVDRGATDEEVRRAFKRARDIYAEDALACYSLFESHELEVLRARLEEAYDVLLDPVRRKPYELSVFPPSEEHEEPVPARMSRNEPLPPAPELTPDTDYTGALLRAVRESQGISLRDVSARTKVGLPYLEAIEGDAFDALPAPVYVRGFVTEIAKALKLDAAQVARTYVRRYRRHLEERGKSV, from the coding sequence ATGGCGGGCCAGAACGCGGACTCGCGCGGTGGGCGCGAGCGCGGAGACGCGACGCTCCCCAGCGCACCTCCCGACGTCGATCTCTTCCGCGAGCCCGGTGACGAGGACGCGCCGAGCGATCGTCGCGACGCGCCGCACGAGGGCGAGGGCGAGCGCACCACGCCGCGCGCGCGCCCCGCGTGCACCATCGCGGTCGGTGGCAGCAAGGGCGGCGTCGGGACCAGCGTCGTCGCTGCGAACCTCGCGCTCTACCTCGCGAGCATCGGACGCCGCGTGCTCCTCGTCGACGCCGATCCCGGCGGCGCGAACCTCCACACGCTCGTCGGCGCGCCGAGCCCGACGCGCCCGCGCGCCGACAACCGTGCGGCGGGGCGCCCGGTCGACACCCAGATCCAGGGGCTGCGCTTGCTCTGGGGCGGGCTCGACGAGGGGCTGCGAGGTCGTCGCGGCGGCGGGCGTCGCAAGCTCGCGCGTGCGGTCGAGAGCGCCGAGGCCGACTACGTCGTGCTCGATCTCGGCAAGTGCACGAACCGCGGCGGCATCGACGCGCTCCTGAGCGCGGATCTCTCGCTCGTGCTCACGCTGCCCGAGCCCACCGCGCTCGAGAGCGCGTACCGCTTCGTGCGCCGCGCGTTCCTCCGCTATTTGCACCGCAGCGTGATCGATCAGCCGACGCGCCTCGCGCTGATGCAGAAAGCGCGCGAGCTCGGAGGCGCGCCCGCGCCGCTCGATCTGTGGCGCACCCTCGAGGACGACGGCGATCCGCTCGCCGAGGTCGTGCGCGACGCGATGGAGCGCTTCCATCCGAACCTCGTGATCAGCCAGACGCGCCTGCGCGCGGATCTCGAGCTCGGCGATCAGGTGCGCAGCGCGGCGCGGCGCCGTCTCGGCATCGGCATCGAGTACCTCGGGCACGTCGAGTACGACGACACCGTGTGGAGCTGCGTGCGCGCGCGGCGCTTGTTGCTCATCGAGAGCCCGGGCACGAAGGCGAGCAAGAACGTCGAGAAGATCGCGCGTCGACTGCTCGCGCTGCAGACCGGCAAGCGCAAGCCTCCGGCGCGCACGGTGCCGCCCGAGAGCCATCACGATCTGCTCGAGGTCGATCGCGGCGCGACCGACGAAGAGGTGCGCCGCGCGTTCAAGCGCGCGCGCGACATCTACGCGGAGGACGCGCTCGCGTGTTACTCGCTCTTCGAGTCGCACGAGCTCGAGGTGCTGCGCGCGCGCCTCGAAGAGGCGTACGACGTGCTGCTCGATCCGGTGCGGCGGAAGCCCTACGAGCTCTCGGTGTTCCCGCCGTCCGAGGAGCACGAGGAGCCGGTGCCCGCGCGCATGTCGCGGAACGAGCCGCTGCCGCCCGCGCCCGAGCTCACGCCGGACACCGACTACACGGGCGCGCTGCTGCGCGCGGTGCGCGAGTCGCAGGGCATCTCGCTGCGCGACGTCAGCGCGCGCACGAAGGTCGGGCTGCCCTACCTCGAGGCGATCGAGGGCGACGCGTTCGACGCGCTGCCGGCACCGGTCTACGTGCGCGGCTTCGTCACCGAGATCGCGAAGGCGCTGAAGCTCGACGCGGCGCAGGTCGCACGCACGTACGTCCGGCGCTATCGACGTCACCTCGAGGAGCGAGGGAAGAGCGTATGA
- a CDS encoding Maf family protein, protein MTLVLASASPRRREILTTLGVAFEVRPSNADETQREGEPARAYVQRVAAAKAVEIASACEAGRWVLGADTIVVVDGELLGKPESDAAARGMLRMLAGRWHEVITGVALARDGDVIETIAVTTRVAFRPLTVDMVERYVATGEGRDKAGAYGAQGIASGFVRGIEGSHSNVIGLPAAETIELLEKHGVIAPWPGSAR, encoded by the coding sequence ATGACGCTGGTGCTCGCGTCGGCGTCGCCGCGGCGGCGCGAGATCCTGACGACGCTCGGCGTCGCGTTCGAGGTGCGGCCGAGCAACGCCGACGAGACGCAGCGCGAGGGAGAGCCCGCGCGCGCGTACGTGCAGCGCGTCGCAGCCGCGAAGGCCGTCGAGATCGCGAGCGCGTGCGAGGCGGGGCGCTGGGTGCTCGGGGCGGACACCATCGTGGTCGTCGACGGAGAGCTGCTCGGCAAGCCGGAGAGCGACGCGGCCGCGCGCGGGATGCTGCGCATGCTCGCGGGTCGTTGGCACGAGGTGATCACCGGCGTCGCGCTGGCGCGTGACGGCGACGTGATCGAGACCATCGCGGTGACCACGCGCGTCGCGTTCCGGCCGCTCACGGTCGACATGGTCGAGCGCTACGTCGCGACGGGCGAGGGGCGCGACAAGGCGGGCGCGTACGGCGCGCAGGGCATCGCGTCGGGGTTCGTGCGCGGCATCGAGGGCTCGCACTCGAACGTGATCGGGCTGCCCGCGGCGGAGACGATCGAGCTGCTCGAGAAGCACGGCGTGATCGCGCCGTGGCCGGGGAGCGCGCGATGA
- a CDS encoding HNH endonuclease: MESRARRGLRDPRDASSKEQAGSADKSERGALHAEDSNPSTEAAPKPGRAAKTGLSAPVLVLNRSFQPVRITTARHGFTLLYLGRARALDRAYEPHDFSQWASLSSSHQVHEGDEFVGTPRGRIRVPRVLLLSGYNRVPHAPLRLSRRNIFLRDSFTCQYCGRRPGTRELNLDHVMPRSRGGRSTWENLVTSCRDCNLRKGWATPDEAGMLLRSRPVRPGWSTALVMAAPTRRYVEWEPFLAGIETPVFPEDDDIEAAEE, encoded by the coding sequence GTGGAGTCCCGTGCTCGCCGTGGTCTGCGTGACCCGCGCGATGCCAGCTCGAAGGAGCAGGCCGGCTCGGCCGACAAGTCCGAGCGAGGCGCGCTGCACGCAGAAGACTCGAATCCCAGCACCGAGGCCGCGCCCAAGCCGGGTCGCGCGGCGAAGACCGGTCTGTCCGCGCCGGTCCTCGTGCTCAACCGCAGCTTCCAGCCGGTGCGCATCACGACTGCGCGCCACGGCTTCACGCTGCTCTACCTCGGGCGCGCTCGCGCGCTCGATCGCGCCTACGAGCCCCACGACTTCTCGCAGTGGGCCTCGCTCTCGTCGTCGCACCAGGTGCACGAAGGCGACGAGTTCGTCGGAACACCGCGCGGTCGCATCCGCGTGCCGCGCGTGCTGTTGCTCTCGGGGTACAACCGCGTGCCGCACGCGCCGCTGCGCCTCTCGCGCCGCAACATCTTCCTGCGCGACTCGTTCACGTGTCAGTACTGCGGGCGCAGGCCCGGCACGCGCGAGCTCAACCTCGATCACGTGATGCCGCGATCGCGCGGTGGTCGCTCGACGTGGGAGAACCTCGTGACGTCGTGCCGCGACTGCAACCTGCGCAAGGGCTGGGCGACGCCCGACGAGGCCGGGATGCTGCTGCGCTCGCGCCCGGTGCGACCGGGCTGGAGCACGGCGCTCGTGATGGCCGCACCGACGCGTCGCTACGTCGAGTGGGAGCCTTTCCTCGCGGGGATCGAGACGCCGGTGTTCCCCGAGGACGACGACATCGAGGCCGCCGAGGAGTAG
- a CDS encoding YggS family pyridoxal phosphate-dependent enzyme, translated as MSDVAARLAAVRARIDAACARCGRDPSTVALVAVSKTQGADAVRAAYEAGQRVFGENYVQELVEKARALADLSELRWHFIGHLQRNKVKDVAPVARCIETVDSVRLVEAIAKRGDASAPLEVMLQVNVGGEAQKSGCTPAELPALIDAVRATPLVLRGLMTVPPLGQEPEASRPHFRALRELAQQHGLRELSMGMSADLEVAIEEGATIVRVGTAIFGARG; from the coding sequence ATGAGCGACGTCGCGGCGCGGCTCGCGGCGGTGCGCGCGCGGATCGACGCGGCGTGCGCGCGGTGCGGGCGCGATCCGTCGACGGTCGCGCTCGTCGCGGTGAGCAAGACGCAGGGCGCCGACGCGGTGCGCGCTGCGTACGAGGCGGGCCAGCGCGTGTTCGGCGAGAACTACGTGCAGGAGCTGGTCGAGAAGGCGAGGGCGCTCGCGGATCTGTCCGAGCTGCGCTGGCACTTCATCGGGCACCTCCAGCGCAACAAGGTGAAGGACGTCGCGCCGGTCGCGCGCTGCATCGAGACCGTGGACTCGGTGCGCCTGGTCGAGGCGATCGCGAAGCGCGGCGATGCGAGCGCGCCGCTCGAGGTGATGCTGCAGGTGAACGTCGGCGGCGAGGCGCAGAAGTCGGGCTGCACGCCGGCCGAGCTGCCCGCGCTGATCGACGCGGTGCGCGCGACGCCGCTCGTCCTGCGCGGGCTGATGACGGTGCCGCCGCTCGGTCAGGAGCCGGAGGCGTCGCGCCCGCACTTCCGCGCGCTGCGCGAGCTCGCGCAGCAGCACGGGCTGCGCGAGCTCTCGATGGGCATGAGCGCGGATCTCGAGGTCGCGATCGAAGAGGGCGCGACCATCGTGCGCGTCGGCACCGCGATCTTCGGCGCGCGCGGCTGA
- a CDS encoding serine/threonine-protein kinase: MLTPSGRGGETGPSSEMQSAISRLVGSLVAGKYRVKRLLGHGGMGSVYKAENVAIGRTVALKVLHTHLADDGVTLARFQREARLAASAGHDHIVEILDMGVEPSGAPYIVMEYVRGQSLGKLLASEPPFEVVRAARVAGGILAALGAVHTRGIVHRDLKPENVMLTTKGGQSDFVKLFDFGISTFVEAALDPSGPLDLTPSGRTMGTPFYASPEQISGERGRDARVDIWAVGVLLYQMLVGKKPFEGRNFPELCRAILESTPVHPRAIRPELPEALDAVVMRALEKDPGKRFQSASAMAAALVPFGAVPLAEEPEPTDTFTWDMRELRAREAVLRGAGARPGSDPPEGLEGTAAVRGEVLSSLLEFLRDRLGGPRFERLIDDTEPSVRAVLRARLDPSAWYPGSALCVLEIADRSYAGGDRRLIADAGRSLARRSIGRDPGALVRTVTPELLFAMTADLWRRFFAGGEPKVTTASRGLGRLEIRGATNGGLVRAVAMMGFLDEALTTAGARDVDVRLASAAALGDPADVYEATWSS, translated from the coding sequence ATGCTGACCCCTTCGGGCAGGGGCGGCGAGACCGGTCCGTCATCCGAGATGCAGAGCGCGATCTCGCGGCTGGTGGGCAGCCTCGTCGCCGGCAAGTACCGCGTGAAGCGCCTCCTCGGCCACGGCGGGATGGGCAGCGTCTACAAGGCCGAGAACGTCGCGATCGGGCGCACCGTCGCGCTGAAGGTGCTGCACACGCACCTCGCGGACGACGGCGTCACCCTCGCGCGCTTCCAGCGCGAGGCGCGCCTCGCCGCGAGCGCGGGCCACGATCACATCGTCGAGATCCTCGACATGGGCGTCGAGCCCTCGGGCGCGCCCTACATCGTGATGGAGTACGTGCGCGGGCAGAGCCTCGGGAAGCTGCTCGCGAGCGAGCCTCCGTTCGAGGTCGTGCGCGCGGCGCGCGTCGCGGGCGGCATCCTCGCCGCGCTCGGCGCGGTCCACACCCGCGGCATCGTGCATCGCGACCTCAAGCCCGAGAACGTGATGCTCACCACGAAGGGCGGACAGAGCGACTTCGTGAAGCTCTTCGACTTCGGCATCTCGACGTTCGTCGAGGCCGCGCTCGATCCCTCGGGGCCCCTCGACCTGACGCCGAGCGGGCGCACGATGGGCACGCCGTTCTACGCGAGCCCCGAGCAGATCTCGGGCGAGCGCGGGCGCGATGCGCGCGTCGACATCTGGGCCGTCGGCGTGCTGCTCTACCAGATGCTCGTCGGGAAGAAGCCCTTCGAGGGTCGCAACTTCCCCGAGCTCTGCCGCGCGATCCTCGAGAGCACGCCGGTGCATCCGCGCGCGATCCGTCCCGAGCTGCCCGAGGCGCTCGACGCGGTGGTGATGCGCGCGCTCGAGAAGGACCCGGGCAAGCGCTTCCAGAGCGCGAGCGCGATGGCCGCGGCGCTCGTGCCGTTCGGCGCGGTGCCGCTCGCCGAGGAGCCCGAGCCGACCGACACGTTCACCTGGGACATGCGCGAGCTGCGCGCGCGCGAGGCGGTGCTGCGGGGCGCGGGCGCACGACCGGGCAGCGATCCGCCCGAGGGGCTCGAGGGCACGGCCGCGGTGCGCGGCGAGGTGCTGAGCTCCCTCCTCGAGTTCCTGCGCGATCGGCTCGGAGGTCCGCGCTTCGAGCGCCTGATCGACGACACCGAGCCGAGCGTGCGCGCGGTGCTGCGCGCGCGTCTCGATCCGAGCGCGTGGTATCCGGGCAGCGCGCTCTGCGTGCTCGAGATCGCGGATCGCAGCTACGCGGGCGGCGATCGGCGATTGATCGCGGACGCGGGGCGCTCGCTCGCGCGGCGATCGATCGGGCGCGATCCCGGCGCGCTGGTGCGCACGGTGACGCCCGAGCTGCTCTTCGCGATGACCGCGGATCTGTGGCGGCGCTTCTTCGCGGGCGGGGAGCCGAAGGTGACGACCGCATCGCGCGGCCTCGGTCGCCTCGAGATCCGCGGCGCGACGAACGGCGGTCTGGTGCGCGCCGTCGCGATGATGGGCTTCCTCGACGAAGCGCTGACCACCGCGGGCGCGCGCGACGTCGACGTGCGCCTCGCATCCGCCGCCGCGCTGGGCGACCCCGCCGACGTCTACGAAGCGACCTGGAGCAGCTGA